A window of the Macaca nemestrina isolate mMacNem1 chromosome X, mMacNem.hap1, whole genome shotgun sequence genome harbors these coding sequences:
- the LOC105499752 gene encoding ras-related protein Rab-9B codes for MSGKSLLLKVILLGDGGVGKSSLMNRYVTNKFDSQAFHTIGVEFLNRDLEVDGRFVTLQIWDTAGQERFKSLRTPFYRGADCCLLTFSVDDRQSFENLGNWQKEFIYYADVKDPEHFPFVVLGNKVDKEDRQVTTEEAQAWCMENGDYPYLETSAKDDTNVTVAFEEAVRQVLAVEEQLEHCMLGHTIDLNSGSKAGSSCC; via the coding sequence ATGAGTGGGAAATCCCTGCTCTTAAAGGTCATTCTCTTGGGTGATGGTGGAGTTGGGAAAAGTTCGCTTATGAACCGTTATGTAACCAACAAATTTGACTCCCAGGCTTTTCACACCATAGGGGTAGAGTTCTTAAATCGAGATCTGGAGGTAGATGGACGCTTTGTAACCCTCCAGATCTGGGACACTGCAGGGCAGGAACGTTTCAAGAGCCTTAGGACACCCTTCTACAGGGGAGCAGACTGCTGCCTCTTGACCTTCAGCGTGGATGATCGGCAGAGCTTCGAGAATCTTGGTAACTGGCAAAAAGAATTTATTTACTATGCAGATGTGAAGGACCCTGAGCATTTCCCCTTTGTAGTTCTGGGTAACAAGGTAGACAAAGAGGATAGGCAAGTGACTACTGAGGAGGCGCAAGCCTGGTGCATGGAGAATGGGGATTACCCTTATTTAGAAACTAGTGCCAAAGATGATACTAATGTGACAGTGGCCTTTGAAGAAGCTGTCAGGCAGGTGTTGGCTGTAGAGGAACAGCTGGAGCATTGCATGTTGGGTCACACCATTGACTTGAACAGTGGCTCCAAAGCAGGGTCTTCGTGCTGTTAA